The Elaeis guineensis isolate ETL-2024a chromosome 14, EG11, whole genome shotgun sequence genomic sequence CTTAACATTCTTACACTTTCTGAATGCACTATAGCAAAAGTTCATGTATCAAGAAAGTGGTGAACATGGAAAGAATAAAGGAAGACCATGGGATAGTGTATACATGCGTTGGCAATTTAAAAAATGGTTCACACTTCTCAACAATGCTGACAGATGGCATAATCAAGACTTGAAGCTTCACAGACTTCATTAATGTAAACCATCTCCATATACAAAGTTGCAGTGACAGGAATACTGCTCAGGTTAGAAAAGCAACTAAAAGTCAAAAACAATGCAGAACAGTATTATATGTAATATTTAAACCAGTCTGGATGCTTGAATTTTTCTCGTTCACAAAGTCATATACCTACTATTTGTTATTCATTCAAGCAGTACACAAAGATCAAATCAGCAGGGCAACAATGGGAAGCATGCAACTTTATTAtaagttccatcttcttccttcttgcACCTTCATGACTTCAACATTTTtctgtaaaagaaaaagaaaataaaaaactttTTCAACCTTCAAAACAGATTGCTCATTTGCCCACACCTATACCTGTGCCTTATATAAGAAAACTTCCATGCTAGAACGAAGGAACTGCTAATCAAATCATTCCCCTCAGCATCCTAACAAACCACAAATTAAAAGCACTCAAGTTCCATTTCCTCCCATCTGCAGCATGCACGCTATTGGTCATATAAAAGCCTTATAAATTCAGATTATTTATTAAGTCGTGAGAAAATAACCAAAACAAAAATTTTAAGTTTAGGGTcaatatatacataaaaattgTTCTATGCTTGGAGTGCTAACATACCCATGCAAATCAGCTAGCATGCATGCTTTGAGCTCTGAAATCATCAAACCGCCGAGCTTTCTCCCTCAAGCTTGAAATGATTTCCTCAGATATATCATTAATCATCAGGGGCAAGGACTTCTCCATCCGATCAAACCACTCCCCTAGCGTCATCTTATCCATATTTTCTTCTCCCTCCTCTTGCCTCACCTCCCCTGCTCCATTCTCAGCCAATTTCACCCCTTCACCAGCACTGCTAGCTTCCAGCCTCAAAAATTCCCCCTTCACAGCAGCTTCTACAGACTGTGAATTAGATACCAGAACTGAACCCGACAGCTTTACCCCCtcatctttctcctcctcctttgaaACCCTAGTAGAAGCCGCCCTCGTCGTAGGCCTTCTCCTCCCTCTCCCCTTCTCCGCATTCTTCGATGCTTCATCACTCTCATCCACCACCACCGCATCCAAGTTATCATCTTTCTTCGGAACCGTAGCAGAAGCAGCAGTCTTCTTCGATCTCCCCCTCGCCCTCCCACCATTTCTCGTCGGCGCTTCACTGCCGGCGTCCGCGGTCGCATCCGAGGACCGCTCGGCTGCAGGTCTGGCCGGAGGTGCTCCCCTCCGTCTTCCGCGCCGCCGCACCCCagtcctctcctcctcctccaccgccGCGGCCGCCGCATCAGTATAGGGCTCTTCCCCGGCGATCCTGACGGAGATGGAGGTCATCTCACCGATCTTGATGGAATCGCCGTCGGAGAGGGGGAACGGGATGGAGGGCCGGATCTTAGCGTCGTTGACGAGGGTGCCATTGGAGGTATCGAGGTCTGAGACGACCCATCGGGAGGTCTCACGGAGGAATTCGAAGGCGAGGTGCTTTTGGGAGATACCGGGGTCCCGGATGGCGAAGGTATTGCCCCTCACGACCCGGCCGACGCGGGTGATAGCTCCGGACTTGCACTCCAGCATTTCGCCCTCTTTCGGGCCCTTCTCCACGACCAATCTCAGGATAGGATTCTCCATGGAGAAGAGAAGAAACCAAACCCTAACCCAAGATCGAGAATGGAACCGgggaagagggaaaaaaaagggGAATTTGAAGCTGTGGAATTGAGTGAGCGCTTAAAATTTTCGGCTATGACTCCTGCGCACCAAGCGCCGAATTAGAGTGAATAAGTGCAATGATCCAGTGATACTAATATAACACCATGACACCACCGATCGGACGCACGGAATTGGTTCTTGAATAATtcaagaataaaatatataaaatcatggtttagtgaaaaaataaatataaaaaaagtcTCTTTTCGGCTCTAGGTTTTAGATAATATAAATGTTATGTCATTAGAACCGATTCCAACATAATCGTTATCTTATAATGATTATAATGGGcattatatatatcaaaaaagaaaatttcaaactttattattaaaataataaaatgttaatttttgattatacAATTACTTTGGAGAGAAACTCGAtgtaacaaaattttaaaaattagaaagtATCAATAAATATAATGATGTTATTTATATTATAAAGACTACTAtagtattaaataaaatattataatggttGTTACATTTTTGATCCATTAATAATGAAGGGCACTCCACAGGCTTAGCACGGCTCGACCAGGTCAATCAAACCTAAGGCTAAACGGACAGTTCCAAACACAGCATAATTAGCTTCAGGCCCAGCCTAGCACGGCTCCAGATTCGATGGGCGGCGGGCCATGCCTGATACGACCCATTGGCCAGtgggttttaaaaaaaaaaattacaaaagggTCGTGATAGACACGGCCCGTTTTGATCCATTACAGGTCGTGTAGTACAATTTGTTTGAGGCTGTTACAGAGCCTGGCACGGCCCGTTTTGACCCATAATGACCAAAaacatctatttttatattttttttttttacctctctCAACAGCCATAAAATCTCCAAGAGCAGAGACAACTGCTactattttatctatttttttattaattatattaaatttttaaattattgagatgaatcatttataatttttttttttctctcccttctcATTGTACTTGGAAGTCAGGCCTACCCCCTTTCTCCCTGTatcattttcatatttattaATAAACTGGTAGAGGTCATGCCAAATCTCCATCTGACAAGATGACTTTATATTTAAATCCTAAtcctcaatatttttttaatttatttatgaatatttttttataaattttaaaaaattctaaaCGGGTCGTGCTATAAGGGCCTGGGCTGGCATGCAGGCCGTACTGGCATGCGGGCCATATCGTGCCTGACCCACGAGTCGTGCCGGCCAGGCCTTATAGACCGTACGGGTCTAGGCCACGGGCCAGAAAATCCTAGCCAGCCCGATCCCCCTCTAATGGGCCATGCCTAGCACAGTCTGTCACTACAGTTAACGGGCTGTGCTTGGCACAGCTCGTCTCGTATCAAATCGGGCCGTATCATGGGTGGCCCGACCCGTTGCCATCTCTATCATTGATATACATACAACACCTAATCCGTTATAATAGCCATTATAATGTTATAATGTCATTATTTAAAAATAacttaaacaaaaaaatatataaaaaaattaaaaaaattaaaagatcaaataaaatttattaaaaaataaaatgtacataaaaaaattatgagagagagagagagagattgacttCGTTCCTCTGGAAAAATAGTGTATatgctcttttaaattttaaaattaactaGTAAGGCATCTAAGtcgataatctaattattaatcatgACCCATACAACTAAAAGatgtaaaaatcaaaaattgcatATTCCAGTATCCTCTAATCTATGCATCAATGgacataaaatagaaaaattttaatcgTATCAATATActaaatatatgataaaaatttaaatttagaacCCATTTTTATTAGAACATTTTAAAATGTCCACaatgaaaattaataaattttaatattcaaCTTATAACAATGCAATTAATTTTGCTgtcatatatttaaaatatattatcatgCATTCTACCACCCGAGAATAGGAGAAACCACATATTTTTGCATCCACATTAATTATGCATAGATTAAACACTGCCAAAAtatatgatttgatattttagataattttagtTGTATGTATACATGATTAGcagtataaatttttatttagatattttgttattattttgAAATCAAGAAGAGTAAATATTATTTCCTCACGAGTGAAGCATAATCGATCTATACGTACTAGATTATATGTTCATATAAGGCTATGATTCTATAAAACACTTGCAAGAAGAATCAATCACGGAaggaatatataaaataattttttgaataaaatttatatatttaatataataatagataAGAACTATGACAAATCATGATATGAGAGGAGAGTTGAGTGGAAAGAGATGAACAATCATGATTAAAAACAAAAGATACGTATGCATGAATGTGatcaaaagagagaagagagcgaGAGAGTCACTAGATATATGATGAAATAGAGTTTTATCTAGAATCAGCGGTTAGAATAATGCAAAGATGGGACTagaattttttttgttcttttttaagTTTTGTTGGATGATGTTTGATTAGGACATTACatttcaagatcttttcagtactacGGATACagcagaagaaagaagaaataaaaaaaataatcaaaatatatatatcagtCATAAAGGGTTCGCCTCTACGGGATATGCAAATTCACtataaaaagaaattttacaagaagagattcaccctcaaccctcgtacacccaatttctctctcacttgaAGTTCTCCTCATAAAagtctctctcttggaagacccctgaactcctgaagtgaccggcgtctgctgtccaggagcttcctgctccttctctctcagtgcttcagcctcttttcttctctcgggTTCCGTACGCGCGTCCTCCGGCAAAACCAGACCACTCTGTTTCCCTCCGTGCCTcataggcccttttaaagggtttaaacccaattagattaggtttaagctccttaatcaacccatatAAAGCCTGGACCGTTGGATCGAGAATCAGATCAACCCACCCTCCGATCGTgcttcggtccatggaatagtaccgtggaccgcaaaAAATGCATGGAAACGCcaatgcggtccacaggcccaatcgtggaccgcccgatccacggtagaTCGGGGTAtaggcccaggcaaggcgcctgggccgcgtgtcgccgcctgcggccgtgccACTGCCGCTTCGCCGGcccgtcgccggccaccgcggtcctccgccgcctcgggtctcatgccgacttcaaaagctcgtatctcctccatccgagctccgtttggggtgatcttgatctcgttggactccatttttcatcgcaaacctcactgtgggctcaatgtggactgaatctcaagacatcaaatcctaacaatttcacctcgactcgatattcggcctcctccaaactccgagagcttctggatctctcgccccatgtcctggggcaatgcctgctgatcatggatgggcaaacataggagtcgagctaggctgctgctctatcccatctccatcatatgctgtgctcctctaacctgagacctgcttggggcatcgtcctgcgcaataccttgcgacgtcgcctctcgtcctcccgagtctcctgtctcgtgcccaatccacctcctggagctccacctcgtctGGACTCtgtctggctcccgaagctctacctcgcactggACTTCCTAGCAGGTAATAATGTCTCTGCTCTCTTTCTTCCCCTCCAGTATAATTCTATCGTGCGTAGCACCCTTAGATTcctcaccagctaccgtccttagtctctcgaatccagtctgctaagtgagataagatttcgcctaaaattgggtatgtatcggacctctcccaatctcctcactgcaccgtcatgtgtcttcAGTTGACCatccgatgcctctgatcgcacagctcgatccatccggcagatatacagtgccctcactgttctccaaggagtcaaactgctcctctctgcaacatacatataGGGGTATGcagatctaatatccactgctgggaagaagtagatacctcatcagatatctccatgaCATCTCTATCTGaatcgctgtcggccgtcgctacagcagctaccgtccgatttttgagttgagggcaatctctggctagatgccccaactcctcacatcggtgacacctggttttgctcaagtccctctggacttggaccgccctcgttgtgatcttctgtcgctccgtctaccgctcctgctcctccagaagccaccaaagctgagctaccgccatctgagctcgaagctgggttctccctcctgagaacctcattctggagtatcgctgcggtgatctcgtccatcttgatgatgttcttctccactagaagagcagtcaccaagactCATACGAAGGTGGAAGCAACGCTAGCAAAACCAATGTCCTGGTCttttcctcaacattctcgccaatactgaggaggtcagtgaggatcttctggaagtggatgagatgctcctgcacgctctgtccctcagctatccgcagttggtaaaactgcctccagaggaaaagagtgttggtgagagactttgccatgtacaactcctcgagcttcgaccacagcaccatcgaagaagtctcgcttagcacatggatcaccacctcatctgcaggtacatgcggatggtgctcaccgtctgcatctgtagctaTTTCCAATCCGTACTCCATGATGGTtgatttctcatcgcacaagagagcatcgatcaatccctgttggatgagcacgtccttcacccttgcctgccacaagaagaaattgctcttaccatcaaacttgttgatctccatcttgattgatcatgtcttctccatcttcagtcttgctcaccacagctgcaatctgcatctttgtaccgtcttgctctgataccacttgttgaatggatgtctggccaggacaccacctccaagatcttttcagtaccacgtgatgcagaaggaagaaagaagaaacaaaacaaaacaatcaaaatacgtggatcagctacaaaagggctcgcctccatgggtatgcaaacttcactatgaaaaaaaaattacaagaagagatctcaccctcaacccttgttcatccaatttctctctcacctgaagttctcctcacaaaagctctctctcttggaagaccccctcaacccctgaagtgaccggcGTCACTATCCAGAGCCTCCTACTCCTCTCTCAGCACTTcagcctctctttctttcttggaTTCCGTACAGCTCCATACGGCGTGTCCTCCGGCAAAATCAGACCACTCTATTTCTCTGTGCTCACAGGccattttaaagggcttaaacccaattagattaggtttaagactctTTAATCAACCCATATAAGGACCTGGACCGTTGGATCGAGAACCAGATCAATCCATGCTCTTCGATCGCGCTTCGGTCTacaaatagtaccgtggaccgcaaaaaatatgtgaaaaatatctacgcggtccacaggcccagccgtggactgctcggtccacggtggatcggggtacaggcccaagcaagcacctgggcctgggccggcccgcgcgcccgcctgggcctccCACCCGGTTAGGCCGCCCGCCCACTGAGCCGCGTGCCGCCGCTTGCGGCCGCGCCGCCACCGCTCCGCCAGCCCACCGTCggccgccgacggtcctccaccgcctcgaatctcatgctgacttcaaaagttcgtatctcctccatccgagctccgtttggggtgatcttgatcttgttggactccatttttcgccacgaacctcgttgtgggctcaatgtgggctgaatctcgaaacatcaaatcctaacaagtttTTTGTTTTTAATTTTAAGCAATGCAAAGGTGCAAGGAAGAGATGATGCAATTGAGAGATTAGTTTTGATATTATTTAAGATGATAACTACAAACTCTATGATAGCCTTTTGgaatattctctcttttttttcttttttttttggggaggcGGGGGATACAAGTGAAGGAGACGATTCCCTAGATTTTATCAACAGACgggaaaaaattattaggtcacaAGAGAGGCACAGAGGATAAATAAAGAATGATGCAGAAGACATAGAATATCAATGATTGAGTAAAGTATCAACCTTCCTTCTAAGATTTAGTGTCCTATTTTCTCTTTCCTAAATAAAGATTAGACCACAATTGGAAATTTACCAAGGccttggaatgcatggagttaaTTGAGGATTTCTTTTATctgaatatcattttttttttccaatcaaaTTTGCCAACAAAATGTAAGTACCAACTGATTCCGTGCTCTACGAAAAGAGGAGATGAATCCTCTTGCATCTCCAAGTTGTCCCTGATATATGTATGAACCTAGACATTATGCATGAGAGCAatttcttgatatattttttaattgctATTGTGGGTGTACCTCATGTAGTTAATTGCCATAGTGAATGGACCGTACTTCACTACTCTCCACTATTAGTCAGAGAGTAGTCTGCTGTTATTGGTGGGAGCACCTAGTTATCTATGCAATTAGAAGCTTACAATGGACTCTTGAGTTTTATTTTTGTCAAAGTGGATTGATATATGCTTTATTTGGTCATGGAACCCGGTGGGTATACACAGGTGTGGCATTGGCAAGTACATTCTGGAACCTGTTCTGATGTTTTGTTTTGGATTGGGTCTCTGATATTGCAACTGGGTTGGACCATAAAGTGTTTTTCTCTTGGTTGTCCAGGTGTTCTTCCAATATCCTCACTGGTATTCAAAATGCTCATTACACTGGCACATAATTCATGTGATTGGAAGGGGCATATATGAGATTATTCTTATGCTCAGGATTACTAAATATGTTTCCAACTTTGGAGATTATGACAGCTCTTATTTATAGATTCTCTTGCAAAAGTAACTCCAAGGTTTTGTCAAAGGTGGCGCATGGAAGGAGTCTTCTTCCAGTCGTTCCTATTTTGGTCTGTATTAAAACTTACCTGGATGGGTGGCTGGCTGATGTTTTCAGGCGATTGGAGTTGTATGCTCTGGGGTAGTGGGGTTTTTTATTTGACTTATCTTTTATAATATTAAGCTTTGCTCCTCTTcctactagaaaaaaaaaaaaaaaaaaaaagggaagttgGCCAACCTCTCCATGCAACGCACTTTTTGACAACGAAACATCTTCAGAATAGGAGCAAATAAAAAGGTGATTAGTAGTTTCTCAAGGAGCTCTACGTCATGGGCAAGCAGAGCTGCTAGGCCAATATTTTCTTGTCAAGAATTCTCTGGTATGAATTTTTCAATTCAAGCTACATGAATATTTTCACTTTTAAAGGAGTATTTTTGCTTTCTATACCTTGAACTAGGGACAAAGAAGAGCTCCATCATTAGAAAAGAGCAGAAGGAACTAATCGAAATTTCCCCAGACTTCGAAAACTTCCGAACTGGGATATCCATGAATCTGATGGGCTAGATCAGTGCCATAAACATTATGACCAATTTACCAAACGccaatcttccaacatgtcaatcTGAttaaatctatttattcaataaatTCGATCTAGATTTAGGATTGTAACATGCGTGGCCCATTTAAACATTATGTCCAATTTACCATCCCTTTACTCATGCCAAAATCCAATCAGATTAACAAATTATTGCTGACATGGtcttatctgattttttttttcttcttttttttggtaaatttgAAGATAAAGGACAGAACAGCAGAAGAAACAACAAAAGAACAAAATGAAGTATAAGAACTAAACCAAAATCATAAATGCCAAAAGCAAACATAGCCCCTGGAATCCAACTGAAGAAGTGCAGCAAGCTCTGTGAGTAGGTTGCAGCCTCCTAGGAAATCCTCAGCAGGAAAGTTGGCTTCTCTGAAGCCGTGACTGGCCTCTAAACCCATGTTCGGCCCTGATTTTTCTGTTTTTTTCTTGAATAGATCATAGTATAACACCATGCAGCGTGTTTATTAAATGACTTTGGTTTAGGCTTCAATTGTTAACCCATTTAGCAAATAAATTGGAATCAAGTGCGCAGTTTTTTCTCTAAAACCTATATCTCAACTCCCGAGCTTAATCCACAATAATCATCCTGAGCATCTGATACGATGCATCATAAACTTCTAGTTGCATTATGTTAGATTAATCAGTTAGGAAGATATTAGAGAAATCATGAACAATATGTCAATATTCGCTCGTAAAACTAGCAAAGAACAAGAACAGATAATACTAAACTAATCCTTAACATTAAGATTCGCTGTCTCGGTACAGATTTCATATCAGTGAAATCTTACTATAATATCGGTATATGGTATATTACAATATACCTATATCAGTACATAACAATTCGATGTACTAATATGCTATCAATATGATACGGTATGAAGTGTACCAGATAATTTGGTCCAATACGAAATTCTATGACATAGTTTTCATTCCAAAAGCATAGCGGCAGATATTATCATGAAATGATTTGCCGGTCAATTGGCAATCAATTAGTTCTAATGGTGTGAGTTTGCACATAATAGCTGGATCCCATGAAGACAGTGCCAAGTCGCAACGGGTCACTTGTGCTACACCTATAACACAGACATGACACACTTTCGATTAACAtagaatctaaattaaaatttcttTATAAAGCAAAAGTTGTGAGGAATGCTAGATGTGGTTTTTCTCTACGTGAGATGACAATTCCTTGGAAAATCTCTCTTTTTAAAAATCTTTCTTACTTTCTTACTGGTTTTCCATCTAAATTATCAATTCAGATGGGCTTAACATTGATAACTAAATTGTGTATATAGCACCGATCGTCCAGTA encodes the following:
- the LOC105036805 gene encoding uncharacterized protein encodes the protein MENPILRLVVEKGPKEGEMLECKSGAITRVGRVVRGNTFAIRDPGISQKHLAFEFLRETSRWVVSDLDTSNGTLVNDAKIRPSIPFPLSDGDSIKIGEMTSISVRIAGEEPYTDAAAAAVEEEERTGVRRRGRRRGAPPARPAAERSSDATADAGSEAPTRNGGRARGRSKKTAASATVPKKDDNLDAVVVDESDEASKNAEKGRGRRRPTTRAASTRVSKEEEKDEGVKLSGSVLVSNSQSVEAAVKGEFLRLEASSAGEGVKLAENGAGEVRQEEGEENMDKMTLGEWFDRMEKSLPLMINDISEEIISSLREKARRFDDFRAQSMHAS